The DNA sequence ATGATAGAGATATTAACGTTCTCAAGTTGTTCTTATATATGACACTaatataagaatataataattttgACAGAAAAAGGTGATGAGGGAGGCAAAAGGCATAGTAGAAGAGAGTATGATGAGGTTATATACTATTATTCCTATTCATTGTTTTAAGGTGGCTGATTTAGGTTGTTCTTCAGGACCAAATGCTCTCCAATTGGTATCTAATGTCATCGACATTGTTCATACTACTACTTGTAACTTGAATCTCAAACCACCAATTTTTCAGTTCTTCTTGAATGATCTATTTGGGAATGATTTCAACAGCATCTTTAAATCACTCCCTCAATTCTCGGAAAtcatagaagaaaagaagggaCACAAATGTGGTGCATGTTTTATTAATGCAACTCCAGGGACATTCTACAAGAGCTTATTTCCCAACAATTTCTTGCACTTTGTTCATTCCTCTTTTAGTCTTCATTGGCTTTCTCAGGTAAATAACAAATACACCCTGAGGCCTTTTTAGGAATGTATTGTCTTTTTCCaaatttaatactaaaataccagtcttttttaaattaattactcAAATCTCACTCTTCttatattgataattaattataattaaaaataaaaaaataaattagttgTCACCTTagaaaaaagataatatttaaaCAATTAGTTCCAAAACAATgacattttaataataaattttgaagaCGGTGGCACgttagtaaaaaataattaacattcATTCTAACCAAAGTATTATGGAACCACTCAGATAAAAAcgtttaaaacattttttttaaagatgtgatttagtaattaaaatttaacacgtataatcaattaaatcgtgttaattttattaaaataggcatgacaaattaatttaatcgaaaaaatagtgaatcaaattttaatttaatttaaattaatattattttttataaaaaataactacaatattcttattataaaaaataactaaaatactcctatatatatatatatatatatatatatatatatatatatatattattttgagaattctaaattctagtcattttcttttttgtcgtcataggattaggatttaaagttttcaaaattaatacataataggaatattttaattattttctataataagagtattgtagtcattttctataaaaaaataatataatttacatcattcaaattttgattcatcatttttttggtcaaattaatttgtttggcctaattttgataaaaataacatGGTTTAAACGATTATAtgtgttgaattttaattactaaaaaacatctttaaagaaAAGACGTTTTAAACGTCTTTATCTGAGTGGCTcccaaatattatataataaaaaatatacaaaaatattatatacacaCTAAAAACGCTAGcacttagtatatttttataatcTTTTTTAGAAGTGATTTGCCAATTTATTCATTCGTTtgaaatgaataaaaaattaaagaaatggTTTGATTCCCATATTTTATGGATTTATTTCATAACAATCATATTACATAAACAGAAAAAATCAGTCattaagttaattatttatttaaaatatatatttaaatataatagacaaattaaaaaattaaatttatgtaaaaatatataaatttgatAGTTGATTGTTAGAATGCATTAATactgtttttaattattatgtttgtTTGGAAAGATAACAACTGATAAATATctcattaaaatttttatctaatacaaaaacttaattacaaatttaatttttaaaagataaaaatttaattaatacttttataaaatatagaaaCAAATAGAGTATGCCTGTAAAATTTTATCCGAAAAAAATCGCAtactatatataattttactctcATAATGTatgttttaatttgaataatagGCTCCAAAGGAGTTGGGTAATGAAGAAAATGTACACTTAACAAGCACAACTCCTCCGGCAATGCATGAAGCATATCTTGAACAATTCCAAAAGGACTTTAAACTATTTCTCAAATTACGTTCACAAGAGCTAGTGCCTAAAGGTGGGATGGTTCTCACTCTAATTGGAAGGGACAAAAGTCAGAAAACTCACGATATCAGAACTGCTTGGAGCCTAATTGGCACAACACTCAATGACATGGTCTTGGAGGTACATGTAAAATTACAgattacaaaatacaaatataacCTAGGGTGTGTCTAAAATTATATATTCGAGTAAATGTGATTTTCGATTTCTAACtatttattctttaaaaaaattatttttttataatttaaaattttttaattaatttttaattatctaagTAACTAATTTAAAGGATTTCTATAAATGATGACCTACTGAATATGTTGTTATGAATCGTTTAGACCAGTAATAAAAAccatttaaataattaattacttaaataattaaaaattaattaaatatttttaaattatgaaaaaactgctttattttttaaataaatgataaaaaaagacATTTATTCTATATATTATTCAAATGACTAATTTTACTCTATATACTTTATGTTTAAAGTTTTTCGAAGTTTTGAAATGAAAAATTATACCATCCCAACTAAGTAATCAATAAGGCTCTAGTAAACAAGTATTTTTgaattgtattttatattaattaattgtcattaatttttaattatttaaattttattttttttaaaattataaaattaataattattaattataattatttaaagttAGTTGGTTActatactttttaaaaaataattagtagAATATAAATGTATGTATGTATAATATGTGTCGTATGACCACATGTATGTTTTGTAGTGTCTGCCATTCACATATGTCTAGTACAAAAACATCACATTAATGGTAATatttggtggagagacagagatTGAAAGATTGATATTAAGAAATAGAGACTAAGAAATatagattaaaataaattttagtattctATTTGGTATAAAGTGAGaaacagaaattaaaataagaatgaaactctaatttaatttgtacatagagtaaaattaaaattaattaattaaataaaagtatttaagtataaaatgttattaaagttttaatttatgtctctaaaaatttcaattCCCCTGTGTCTCCACTTTTTAGAAGTAttgaaatattgaaattttggagatagaaacagaaattttagtaccaatctctaaaccaacaaacatgatactgaGTTTCAATCTCCTAATCTCTGTCTCACTCAATATCTCAAAACAAATGCTAGCAAGATAATATTTCTCTACTATCAAGATATTAATTCCCAATAAACTAACGTCTTGCACTATAATTATGTTATAGAACaagataataatttattaaattctatatttttctttcaaGTTCTTTTTACTTTCTAAAAGTGTAACtatcttttttgaaaaagaaagacaaatttccaaaaaaaaaaaacaaattttaatgaTTTTCACTATAACAGTTTGGTTTGTAACTTTGTATAGTTATGTTACATCTAGAATTCAAAATTTGCACTATAGTAACATATTTCaatgttatttaatttgttgTAGAATTTGATTGAAGCTATAAAATTAGAATGCTTTGATTTACCATTGTATGACCCAACAATAGAGGAAGCTAAAGAAGTAATTGAGGATGAAGGATCTTTCACCCTTCAAAGGTTGGAATCTGTCATACTGGATTGGAGTACAAACATAAAGGAAGCTGTTGATGATGACAACAATAATAAACTTGATCTAAATACGAAGGCAGAGTTTACAACTAAATTCATTAGAGCTGCATTAGAACCTCTTTTGAAGGCAAAATTTGGAGAAGAAATCATGGACGAGCTTTTTGTGAGATATAAGAATAAGATTGTTCAATTAATAATGGGGGTTAAAATATTGGAATTTCCTACTCTCATAATATCACTGATAAAGAAGGTTTGAAGGAATGCAATAACATAAACAATGTATTCGTTTAATTTGTTCttatttatcttcttcttcaataataaTGTGTAACAAAATaagtacattaaaattaataactactATGTATCTTCTTTAGTGTATTGTGTATTATATTATCTTCACGTGTGTATTGGGACTTATTATGCCATAGCATGAATTAACTATTATCTTAAATATATGTCTCTTCTTCGTGGTCATGATATCTATGTCCTTTTTTCCTCGAGTGCATATGTTACATTAAATATCTCTCTTAGCTTGAATGATCTAGATCCATATCATCACTTATATTTTTGGTCACTGATTTTTCATCTAAATAGAATCAAGTCACATGTAGGATGGTGAAAGAAATGATTTCATCCTTTTCAAATTAATTggcttttttatttataaagcttatttaagaaattaatttatttaaatttttgtataaatacattaaattttaaaataaaaaaaatatttctgaTTTTTTATTCCATGACTAGAAAATGGTTCCACCACATGTGAATACCAATAGGAAAAATGCTACAAagctaaaatttattatttttagttaataaaAACTAGTAATATTTAATAGTGTGTGTTACAAATATGTTATTagaatattaaattaaaagaattaaattaataattaaaaatactaataaaaaataataaattttaatttattgatttttaaattttttttattaattttgatcaataattaattattaatattttaaaattataaattaaaaaattagatcAATAACTAAAaatgttaataaaaattaaattcggCTTACCTTAAACTTTTCTCTGTCAAGACTCAAGACAGACAATGCACATGGACCGCGGTTGCAAATAAGTTAATGCGCGGAAAATGAAAATTTGCTTCATATTATCTTTTCTATAAAtccattaaaatttaaataaatttgagAAAGAAGAAATATTCTCCATAGAATAACTTTGTATTTTTTTACGAGGGACTAGTCAGGGGCGGAGctagaaaaaatattagaagGGGGCTAAAGTtatttacacaataaaataatattaaaataaatttttgagagGGGCTAAAgtgaaatttacatataatttacatgtaaaaaattaagATTAGGGGGGGCCGTTGCCCCCCTTTCTCAGTATGTAGCTCCGCCCCTGGGACTAGTGATTTATGAAGAACATATGATTTGTTGAGTTGTTGTGTTCTGTGtcgaatatatttttttacgaGGGACTAGTGATTTATGAAGAACGCATGTACAGAGATTTTTAGTTTATGGGACATTGTTCCGACtttgaattaatatttaaaatgattattaaaatttgacttttaattttttaattttcaactGATTCAAATTATATTCTGAAATTTCAATGCATGTCTTAAGTTGGTCCTTTCATCCATTTTTATTATAGAAAAAATGACGTGACAAATTTAGTTAACACCTGACAATGGCATAAGAAAAACGAAGTCGTTTTTCAAAAACCTAATTTCCTATTCCTTCATCATTGTAAAGAGGTCAAATCTCCATGATGCCAAATTCAAACAAACTAACAAAAGGTTTTTGCAACATCCTTCCACTATTGTCGgaataatcaacttttaaataa is a window from the Arachis stenosperma cultivar V10309 chromosome 3, arast.V10309.gnm1.PFL2, whole genome shotgun sequence genome containing:
- the LOC130969978 gene encoding probable methyltransferase TCM_000168 isoform X3, with product MDRQQVVLHMNHGMGDNSYAHNSIIQKKVMREAKGIVEESMMSIFKSLPQFSEIIEEKKGHKCGACFINATPGTFYKSLFPNNFLHFVHSSFSLHWLSQAPKELGNEENVHLTSTTPPAMHEAYLEQFQKDFKLFLKLRSQELVPKGGMVLTLIGRDKSQKTHDIRTAWSLIGTTLNDMVLENLIEAIKLECFDLPLYDPTIEEAKEVIEDEGSFTLQRLESVILDWSTNIKEAVDDDNNNKLDLNTKAEFTTKFIRAALEPLLKAKFGEEIMDELFVRYKNKIVQLIMGVKILEFPTLIISLIKKV
- the LOC130969978 gene encoding probable jasmonic acid carboxyl methyltransferase 2 isoform X1, with the protein product MDRQQVVLHMNHGMGDNSYAHNSIIQKKVMREAKGIVEESMMRLYTIIPIHCFKVADLGCSSGPNALQLVSNVIDIVHTTTCNLNLKPPIFQFFLNDLFGNDFNSIFKSLPQFSEIIEEKKGHKCGACFINATPGTFYKSLFPNNFLHFVHSSFSLHWLSQAPKELGNEENVHLTSTTPPAMHEAYLEQFQKDFKLFLKLRSQELVPKGGMVLTLIGRDKSQKTHDIRTAWSLIGTTLNDMVLERKLKK
- the LOC130969978 gene encoding probable jasmonic acid carboxyl methyltransferase 2 isoform X2 yields the protein MDRQQVVLHMNHGMGDNSYAHNSIIQKKVMREAKGIVEESMMRLYTIIPIHCFKVADLGCSSGPNALQLVSNVIDIVHTTTCNLNLKPPIFQFFLNDLFGNDFNSIFKSLPQFSEIIEEKKGHKCGACFINATPGTFYKSLFPNNFLHFVHSSFSLHWLSQAPKELGNEENVHLTSTTPPAMHEAYLEQFQKDFKLFLKLRSQELVPKGGMVLTLIGRDKSQKTHDIRTAWSLIGTTLNDMVLENLIEAIKLECFDLPLYDPTIEEAKEVIEDEGSFTLQRLESVILDWSTNIKEAVDDDNNNKLDLNTKAEFTTKFIRAALEPLLKAKFGEEIMDELFVRYKNKIVQLIMGVKILEFPTLIISLIKKV
- the LOC130969978 gene encoding probable jasmonic acid carboxyl methyltransferase 1 isoform X4 — translated: MDRQQVVLHMNHGMGDNSYAHNSIIQKKVMREAKGIVEESMMRLYTIIPIHCFKVADLGCSSGPNALQLVSNVIDIVHTTTCNLNLKPPIFQFFLNDLFGNDFNSIFKSLPQFSEIIEEKKGHKCGACFINATPGTFYKSLFPNNFLHFVHSSFSLHWLSQNLIEAIKLECFDLPLYDPTIEEAKEVIEDEGSFTLQRLESVILDWSTNIKEAVDDDNNNKLDLNTKAEFTTKFIRAALEPLLKAKFGEEIMDELFVRYKNKIVQLIMGVKILEFPTLIISLIKKV
- the LOC130969978 gene encoding probable methyltransferase TCM_000168 isoform X5: MLSNCIFKSLPQFSEIIEEKKGHKCGACFINATPGTFYKSLFPNNFLHFVHSSFSLHWLSQAPKELGNEENVHLTSTTPPAMHEAYLEQFQKDFKLFLKLRSQELVPKGGMVLTLIGRDKSQKTHDIRTAWSLIGTTLNDMVLENLIEAIKLECFDLPLYDPTIEEAKEVIEDEGSFTLQRLESVILDWSTNIKEAVDDDNNNKLDLNTKAEFTTKFIRAALEPLLKAKFGEEIMDELFVRYKNKIVQLIMGVKILEFPTLIISLIKKV